One Phragmites australis chromosome 23, lpPhrAust1.1, whole genome shotgun sequence DNA window includes the following coding sequences:
- the LOC133906721 gene encoding uncharacterized protein LOC133906721, which produces MGPPQRQQQDRARRPPGNACVWVVAALLLLAVLAGGGCLVLYLTLPPAEVLQWLPAAGLALVALPWAFWIVTCAYRCCCSANAAAEGAAVGNQVGRQPSSRAGAVAPMPMPMPSSKSLDGSPAAGSPTASSGARRVRFGEATVLGEVHAATEKDDGSSVHSNESEAPLAYLMTSSTSRSTG; this is translated from the coding sequence ATGGGGCCGCCGCAGAGGCAGCAACAGGATCGGGCGCGGCGCCCACCGGGGAACGCGTGCGTGTGGGTGGTGGCggcgctgctcctcctcgccgtgcTGGCCGGCGGCGGGTGCCTTGTACTGTACCTCACGCTGCCGCCGGCCGAGGTGCTGCAGTGGCTGCCGGCCGCCGGGCTCGCGCTCGTCGCGCTCCCGTGGGCGTTCTGGATCGTCACGTGCGCGTACCGGTGCTGCTGCTCGGCgaacgcggcggcggagggggcggCGGTGGGGAATCAAGTGGGGCGGCAGCCGTCGTCGAGGGCGGGCGCCGTGGCGCCGATGCCGATGCCGATGCCGAGCAGCAAGAGCCTCGACGGGTCGCCCGCCGCGGGGTCCCCCACCGCCAGCAGCGGCGCGCGGCGGGTGCGGTTCGGGGAGGCCAccgtgctcggggaggtgcacGCCGCCACGGAGAAGGACGACGGCTCGTCGGTGCACTCGAACGAGAGCGAGGCGCCCCTCGCCTACTTGATGACGTCTTCCACGTCACGTAGCACAGGGTAA
- the LOC133906748 gene encoding uncharacterized protein LOC133906748, translating to MAAASSGRGEVDTSRAFRSVKEAVAVFGERILAKETQFRPSAGAHGDRRDISERNPRLNDVAVAASSAKLDGSNGVRASGLLTRESHSKASATYNGKQEGSSSKPASNLLPVPVPVPRPVSEDVPMYLVPSSPPFFASSPSLANDEQEEQERKEADLMVMSSIKKLEEEAARTRQEVARLKRRLAEMELSMATLNAKLHRALSKMAHMEADKAAAERASLQRGGSDKAAAERASLQRGSSDMALTVWAERRTTPRQPLGRLLRLEEADGEVVVTGGRAMAPARRKVRKQKPIVPLVVPLINGVLFSKKRRMKDKESMYMKELYSLLSLS from the coding sequence ATGGCCGCTGCCTCGTCGGGCCGTGGAGAGGTCGACACGTCCCGCGCCTTCCGGTCTGTCAAGGAGGCGGTCGCCGTGTTTGGTGAGCGTATCCTCGCCAAGGAAACCCAGTTCAGGCCAAGCGCCGGTGCACATGGCGACCGTCGCGACATCAGCGAGAGGAATCCCAGGCTAAATGATGTCGCGGTTGCTGCTTCGAGTGCGAAGCTTGATGGGAGTAATGGCGTTAGGGCTTCTGGTCTTCTCACCAGGGAAAGCCACTCCAAGGCAAGTGCCACTTACAATGGCAAGCAAGAGGGGAGTAGTAGTAAGCCTGCTTCAAACCTACTGCCGGTGCCAGTCCCAGTGCCCAGGCCAGTCTCCGAAGATGTGCCAATGTACTTGGtgccctcctcgccgccgttcTTCGCGTCGTCGCCGTCCCTGGCCAACGACGAGCAGGAGGAGCAAGAACGCAAGGAAGCCGACCTCATGGTCATGAGCTCCATCAAGAAGCTGGAGGAAGAGGCGGCCAGGACACGGCAAGAGGTGGCGCGGCTCAAGAGGAGGCTGGCCGAGATGGAGCTGTCCATGGCGACGCTCAACGCGAAGCTCCACCGGGCACTCTCGAAGATGGCGCACATGGAGGCCGacaaggcggcggcggagcgggcCAGCCTCCAGAGAGGCGGCAGCGACAAGGCTGCGGCAGAGCGGGCCAGCCTCCAGAGAGGCAGCAGCGACATGGCGCTGACGGTCTGGGCCGAGCGGCGCACTACCCCGAGGCAGCCGTTGGGGCGCCTGCTGAGGCTCGAGGAGGCCGATGGGGAGGTGGTTGTGACCGGCGGCCGGGCAATGGCGCCAGCGAGGAGGAAGGTGCGGAAGCAGAAGCCGATTGTGCCGCTCGTTGTTCCACTCATCAATGGCGTGCTCTTCTccaagaagaggaggatgaaggACAAGGAGAGCATGTACATGAAGGAGCTTTACAGCTTGCTGAGTCTGAGCTAA
- the LOC133906747 gene encoding dihydrolipoyllysine-residue acetyltransferase component 5 of pyruvate dehydrogenase complex, chloroplastic-like yields the protein MAGLLYLHSTLLTSASALRRRAGAPASSSRRRCRVEAKIREIFMPALSSTMTEGKIISWTAAEGDRLAKGDPVVVVESDKADMDVETFHDGFLAAVLVPAGESAPVGSAIALLAESEEEIPLAQSQFASFSPSSSPPPPQETAAQEASPPPPAPAAVSAPAPPSPATQGGVRVVASPYAKKLAKDLGVDLFSVTGSGPGGRIVAKDAEAAAAAPKKAAPVAAARPDVPLGSTVLFTTMQGAVSKNMVESLAVPTFRVGYTITTDALDALYKKIKSKGVTMTALLAKATAMALVQHPVVNSSCRDGKSFTYNSSISIAVAVAVDGGLITPVLQDADKVDIYSLSRKWKELVDKARAKQLQPHEYNSGTFTLSNLGMFGVDRFDAILPPGTGAIMALGALQPTVVGTKDGRIGIKNQMQVNVTADHRVIYGADLAAFLQTLSKIIEDPKDLTF from the exons ATGGCCGGCCTCCTCTACCTCCACTCCACGTTGCTCACCTCGGCGTCcgcgctccgccgccgcgcgggcGCGCCCGCATCATCCTCCCGTCGCCGCTGCCGGGTGGAGGCAAAGATCCGGGAGATCTTCATGCCGGCGCTCAGCTCCACCATGACGGAGGGCAAGATCATCTCCTGGACCGCCGCCGAGGGCGATCGCCTCGCCAAGGGCGaccccgtcgtcgtcgtcgagtCCGACAAGGCCGACATGGACGTCGAGACGTTCCACGACgggttcctcgccgccgtcctcgTGCCCGCCGGCGAGTCTGCGCCCGTCGGCTCCGCCATCGCGCTCCTCGCCGAGTCCGAGGAGGAGATCCCGCTCGCCCAGTCACAGTTCGCATccttctccccctcctcctcaccgCCACCTCCGCAAGAAACCGCCGCCCAAGAAGCATCCCCACCTCCCCCAGCGCCTGCAGCAGTCTCTGCTCCGGCGCCGCCCTCGCCAGCAACACAAGGCGGGGTGCGGGTGGTTGCGTCGCCCTACGCCAAGAAGCTCGCCAAGGACCTGGGCGTCGATCTTTTCTCGGTTACGGGGTCAGGCCCGGGCGGGCGAATTGTGGCCAAGGATGCCGAGGCCGCGGCGGCTGCGCCGAAGAAGGCGGCGCCAGTGGCTGCTGCACGGCCGGATGTTCCATTGGGCTCGACGGTGCTATTCACGACAATGCAGGGCGCTGTGAGCAAGAACATGGTGGAGAGCCTCGCCGTACCGACGTTCAGAGTGGGATATACGATCACAACTGATGCTCTCGATGCACTCTACAAGAAA ATTAAGTCGAAGGGCGTGACAATGACAGCGCTGCTGGCAAAGGCGACAGCAATGGCACTGGTGCAGCATCCTGTGGTGAACTCCAGCTGTAGGGATGGGAAGAGCTTCACATACAACAGTAGCATCAGCATTGCTGTGGCTGTGGCCGTGGATGGTGGGTTGATTACGCCGGTGCTTCAGGATGCTGATAAG GTTGACATTTATTCATTGTCAAGGAAATGGAAGGAGTTGGTTGATAAGGCGCGAGCAAAGCAGCTGCAGCCCCACGAATACAATTCGG GTACATTTACACTTTCAAATCTGGGCATGTTTGGAGTTGATAGATTTGATGCAATCTTGCCACCTGGAACT GGTGCAATCATGGCCCTTGGAGCATTACAACCGACAGTTGTTGGTACAAAAGATGGTAGAATCGGAATTAAGAACCAAATGCAG GTCAATGTTACCGCTGATCATCGGGTTATTTATGGAGCTGATCTTGCTGCTTTTCTGCAAACACTCTCCAAGATAATTGAGGATCCCAAGGATCTTACGTTTTAG